In Shinella zoogloeoides, the genomic window CGCCGGAGGATGTCTTCCAGCGGCCGCAATCGAAATTCGTCGCCGGTTTCATCGGCTCGCCGCCGATGAACCTGAAGGATGCCGAGATCGCCGATGGCCAGCTGGTCTTTGCCAATGGCGACCGCCTGCCGCTTCCCGTCCGCTTGCGCGACAAGGTGACGGCCGGCCAGAAGGTGACGTTCGGCCTGCGCCCCGACGATCTCTATCCCGCCGGCCATGGCATCCATTCCGGCGAGGATGCCGACGTGCACAGGCAGGAGCTTGACGTGATCCTCACGGAACCGCTCGGCAACGAGACGCTGGTCTTCTCCGCGTTCGGCGGTGCCGAATGGGTCGGCCGTATGCTGAACCCCCGGCGGCTGACGCCGGGCGATGCGCTGCCGTTCTGCTTCGACCTTTCCCAGGCCCATCTTTTCGACCGCGACAGCGGCCGCACGCTGCGGGGCTGACATGGCGAGGATCGAACGCGTCGAACTGAAAATGGTCGACCTTCGCCCGAAGGTCGAGCGCACGGACGCCATCCAGAGTTTCGTTTCCCAGGAAACGCCGCTCGTCACCATAACCGACAGCGATGGCGCGGTGGGCACCGGCTACAGCTACACGATCGGCACGGGCGGATCGTCCGTCATGCGCCTGCTGGCCGATCATCTCGCGCCGCGGATCATCGGCCGCGATGCCGACCGGATCGAGGCGATCTGGCATGAACTGGAATTCGCCACCCACGCCACCACCATCGGCGCGATCACCTCCATCGCGCTCGCCGCCATCGACACTGCGCTCTGGGACCTGCGGGCCCGCAAGCAGAACCTGCCGCTCTGGAAACTTGCCGGTGGAGCCAAGGACCGCTGCCCGCTCTACACGACCGAGGGCGGCTGGCTGCACATTCCGACGGAAGCGCTTGTCGAGGATGCGCTGGATGCAAAGGCGAAGGGCTTTACCGGCTCGAAGGTGAAGATCGGCAAGTCGCACGGCGCGGAGGACTATGCGCGCCTTTCCGCCGTGCGCAAGGCGGTGGGCGACGGCTACGAGATCATGACCGACGCCAACCAGGGCTTTTCCGTCGATGAGGCGATCCGCAGGGCCGAGCGCCTGCGCGAGCTCGATCTCGGCTGGATCGAGGAACCGCTGCCGGCCGACGATATCGACGGCCACGTCCGCCTCAACCGCTCGACCACGACCCCCATCGCCGTCGGGGAATCGCTCTATTCCATCCGCCATTTCCGCGAATACATGCAGAAGGGCGCCTGCTCGATCGTGCAGGTCGATGCCGGCCGCATCGGCGGCATCACGCCCTGGCTGAAGGTCGCCCATGCGGCGGAGGCCTTCGACATGCCGGTCTGCCCGCATTTCCTGATGGAACTGCATGTCAGCCTCACCTGCGCGGTGCAGAACGGCAAATATGTCGAATACATCCCGCAGCTCGACGACATCACCACCTCGCGCATGACCATCGAGAACGGCATGGCGCTCGCGCCCATGACGCCGGGCCTCGGCATCGACTGGGACCGGAACGCCATCCGCAGCCGCTCGATCGGCGAGTTCGAACACGAAATCCGCGAAGGGATCTAGGACATGCAGCGCATCGGCATGGTGATCGGCCTGAAACCGGAGAAGATCGCGGAATACAAGCGCCTGCACGCCGCCGTCTGGCCGGACGTGCTGTCGATGATTTCCGCCTGCAACATCAGGAACTATTCCATCTTCCTGAAGGAGCCGGAAAACCTGCTGTTCTCCTTCTTCGAATATCACGGCGAGGATTATGCCGCCGACATGGCGAAGATGGCAGCCGACCCGAAGACACAGGCATGGTGGGCCGTCTGCATGCCCTGCCAGGCGCCACTGGAGACCCGGAAAGAGGGCGAGTGGTGGGCAAGCATGGAAGAGGTCTTCTTCCATGCTTGAGGTCGAGATCGTAGCACACCCCCCTCTGCCCTGCCGGGCATCTCCCCCTCAAGGGGGGAGAATGGGTGGAATACCGTTTCGTCCATCATTAACGCTGCAGAACGAGCACGCTTCGTACTTCTTGCCGCTCTCCCCACTTGAGGGGGAGATGCCCGGTAGGGCAGAGGGGGGTATGGCCGCCCCCCATCCGCATGGGGTGCTCCATGAGCTTTGATCCCACATCCCTCGCTCAATCCTGGCCGCTGCCGGCCAGGCCGCGCCCGATCGTCATCTTCGGGGCCGGGTCGATTGTCGGCGATGCGCATTATCCCGCCTATCGCAAGGGCGGTTTTCCGATTGCCGGCCTGTACGACCCCGATCACGACAAGGCGAAGGCGCTTGCCGACAAATGGGGCGTCGCCGCCTATCGAACGGTCGAGGAGGCGATCTCGGTGGAAAACGCCATCTTCGATCTTGCAACACCGCCGGCAGCCCATGCCGGGGTGCTTTCAGCCTTGCCGGATGGCGCGGCGACGCTGATCCAGAAGCCGATGGGGGCGGATCTTGCCGGCGCCACCGAGATCCTGCACATCTGCCGGAAGAAGAAACTCAAGGCCGCGGTCAACTTCCAGCTCCGCTTCGCGCCGATGATGCTGGCGCTGAAGGATGCCATCGCCAAGGGGCTGCTCGGCGAGGTCGTCGATTTCGACGTCCATCTGGCGCTCGACACGCCCTGGCAGCTCTGGTCCTTCCTCGAAGGCCTGCCGCGCATCGAGATCGCCATGCACTCGATCCACTATCTCGACGTGATCCGCCAGGTGCTGGGCGACCCAGATGGCGTGCATGCCAGGTCGATCGGCCATCCGAACCACCACATGGCGCAGACCCGCACCACGGCGATCCTCGACTATGGCGAGCGCGCCCGCTGCGCGCTGTCGATCAACCACGATCACAAGTTCGGCCGCAGGCATCAGGCCTGCGAGTTCCGCGTCTCGGGCACCGAAGGCGCGGCCTATCTCCAGCTCGGCGTCAATCTCGACTATCCGCGCGGCGAGCCGGACATTCTGGAAATTCACCCGAAGGGCGGCGAGGGATGGGTGCCGGTGCCGCTGGAAGGCACCTGGTTTCCGGATGCCTTCGTCGGCCGCATAGCGAACCTCCAGCGCTTCGTCTCGGGCGAGGACGATGAACTGGTCTCCTCGGTAGAGGACGCCTGGATGACGATGGCGCTTGTCGAGGCGGCCTATGCCTCCAGCGCCGCACCCGCAACGCCGCTTGCCGCGCGGCCGTAGACAGGAACGGACGATGGAGCAGCTCAGATATTTCGAGGACTACCAGATCGGGGACGGCCGCAAGACGACCGGCCGAACGATCACGGAGACCGATTTCGTCGTGCATGCCGGCCATACGGGCGATTTCTTCCCGCATCACATGGACGCGGAGTTCATGAAGACGCAACCCTTCGGCCAGCGCATCGCCCATGGCACCATGGTATTTTCCATCGGCGTCGGCCTGACGGCAAGCGTCATCAATCCGGTCGCCTTTTCCTATGGCTACGACCGCATGCGCTTTATCAAGCCCGTCTTCATTGGTGATACGATCCACACCCGCGTGACGATCACGGGCAAGGAGGACGATCCCAAGCGAGCGGGCTCCGGCCGCGTCATCGAGCGCACGGAAGTCGTCAACCAGAAGGGCGAGGTCGTTCTCGCCGCCGATCATATCTATGTCGTCGAGCGCCGCCCGAGCGCTTGAGCCCATTGCCAAGGAGCCATCATGTCCCGTTCCCTCGAAAACAAGCGCGTCCTCCTCACCGCCGCCGGCCAGGGCATCGGCCGGGCGAGCGCCATCGCCTTCGCCCGCGCCGGCGCGAAGGTCGTCGCGACCGACATCAACGCCGAGGCGCTGAACAGCCTTACCGGCGAAGGGAATATCGAGACCTGCGTCCTCGACGTCTTGAGCGACGAAGCGGTCACCCGCGTGGTTTCGGCGACCGGCCCGTTCGACGTGCTCTTCAACTGCGCCGGCTTCGTGCATGCCGGCTCGATCCTCGACATGGCGGACAAGGATCTCGACTTCGCCTTCGATCTCAACGTGCGCGCCATGGTGCGCACCATCCGGGCCGTCCTGCCCGCGATGCTGGAGAGGAAGGACGGCACGATCATCAACATGGCCTCGGTTGCCTCCAGCGTGAAGGGCGTGCCGAACCGCGCCGCCTACACTATCACCAAGGCAGCCGTCGTCGGCCTCACCAAGTCGGTCGCGGCCGACTATGTCGCGCAGGGCATCCGTTGCAACTGCATCTGCCCCGGCACGGTCGAAAGCCCCTCGCTGCAGGATCGCCTGCGCGCGCAGGGCGACTATGAGGCCGCGCGCGCCGCCTTCATCGCCCGCCAGCCTATCGGCCGCATCGGTACGCCCGAGGAGATCGCCGACCTCGCGGTCTACCTCGCGGGCGCCAACTACACGACGGGCCAGGCCTACGCCATCGATGGCGGCTGGACCATCTGAGCCAAACACGTCCGCCGGCCGAGCCCGGCGGTCAATTCGACCAATCCAAGGGCCGTTCCATGACCAAGATCACCAGCCTCCGCTCGATCGACCTGCGCTTCCCCACTTCGCAAAGCCTCGACGGCTCGGATGCGATGAATCCCGACCCGGATTATTCGGCCGCCTATGTCGTGCTCGGCACGGACAGGGCGGGGCTGGAAGGCCATGGCCTGACCTTCACCATTGGCCGCGGCAACGAGATCTGCTGCGCGGCCATCGATGCGATGAGGCATCTGGTCGTCGGCCTCGATCTCGACTGGGTGCGCGAGAACCCCGGCCGCTTCTGGCGGCATGTGACGAGCGACAGCCAGTTGCGCTGGATCGGGCCGGACAAGGGGGCGATGCATCTTGCGACCGGCGCCGTGGTCAACGCGGTCTGGGACCTCTTGGCCAAGGAAGCGGGCAAGCCCGTCTGGCGGCTGGTCGCCGACATGACGCCGGAGGAAATCCTTTCCATCGTCGATTTCCGCTACCTGACGGACGCGCTGACGCCCGAGGAGGCGCTGGCCATTCTGAAGAAGGCGGACGCCGGCAAGGCGGAGCGTATCGCGACCCTCGAAAAGGAAGGTTACGCCTGCTACACGACCTCGGCCGGCTGGCTCGGCTATGACGACGAAAAGCTGCGCCGCCTCTGCCAGGAGGCCGTCGATCAGGGATTCACCCACATCAAGATGAAGGTCGGCCGCGACCTTGAAGACGACAAGCGCCGCCTCCGCATCGCCCGCGAGGTGATCGGCGACCGCTACATGATGATCGATGCCAACCAGGTCTGGGAGGTCGGGCAGGCGATCGACTGGGTGGAGGAACTGAAGCCCTACAAGCCGTTCTTCATTGAGGAGCCGACGAGCCCGGACGATATCGCCGGCCACAAGGCGATCCGCGAAGCCGTGCATCCGGTGAAGGTGGCGACCGGTGAGATGTGCCAGAACCGCATCGTCTTCAAGCAGATGATCGCCGGCGGCGCGATCGACATCGTGCAGATCGATTCATGCCGCATGGGCGGCCTCAACGAGGTGCTGGCCGTGCTGCTGATGGCGGCGAAATACGGCCTGCCCGTCTGGCCGCATGCCGGCGGCGTCGGCCTTTGCGAATATGTGCAGCACCTGTCGATGATCGACTACGTCGCCATATCGGGCACGAAGGAGGGCCGGGTGATCGAATATGTCGATCATCTGCACGAGCACTTCATCGACCCCTGCCGGATCGAGAACGCCGCCTATATGCCGCCCTCGCTGCCGGGCTTTTCCATCGAGATGAAGCCGGAATCAATTGCGGCCTACACTTTCGCTTAAACCAAAGGCCCGGCGATCCGCCGGGCCCTCTCGTCTCGTCCTCAGAAGCTTCTCTGGAAGCGGACGACGCCGCCGACAAGGTTGTCGTCGCCGCGGAAACCGCGAAAGGCGGTGTAGTTCAGCTCTGGGGTGATCTTGAAGCCGGGGACGACCTCGTAGGCGACGTTCAGGGCGGTGGCCCAGGTGCCGTCCTCCTCGTAGACGATCTGGCTGTTGACCGTCGCCTTCTCGCTCACCTTGGCGGAAAGCCCGCCCCATACGACCCAGTCGCCGTACCAGCTGCCGTAATAGTTCGGCCTGTCGGCGTCCGACTGGTAGCTGCCCATGAAGAACAGCGAAAGCGCGTCGGTCACGTCGAGATTGACGCGTGCCTTGAAGGCCCAGGCGTCGTAGCGGGAATCGTAGGCCGCCATGCCGAAGAGCATGCCCCAGTCCTGTTCGTATTTGACGCCGGCGATCAGGTGCGGCAGGCCGCTGTCCACTGTCAGGTCGTACCAGTCGCGGCGGGCGAGGCCGCTCGCGTCGACCGTCTCCATCTCCCAGGAGCCGGTGCCTTCCTCGGCCCCGATCATGGCGGAGAAGCCGTTGCCGAAATCGTAGGTGTAGCTTACCTGCGCGGTGCGGTCGCCGGAATAGTAGATCACGTCGTCATAGACGACGTTGCCGGCGGCCCAGGTCCAGTTCGCGAAGAGGGAATCGGCCAGGCCGACCGAGAAGCCGGCGATCTCGATCAGCGCTTCGGAGACGTAGCTGCGCGTGCCCGAGGCCTTGTATTCGAAGCGCGTCTCGATGTTGGAGCGCAGCGTTCCCAGTTCCGTTTCGCTGCGGGCGTCGAAGCGCAAGGTCGCCCGTGTCTTGCTGGTCAGGCCGCCAAGCGAGCCACCCCAGTAGACGTCGTCGCCGATGGCGGCCTCGTGGCGGATGTAGCCGCCGATCTTCAGGCAGGTTTCCGTGCCGGGCATGTAGAAGAAGCCCTGCCCGTAGGCGTCGCAGACGCGGACATATTCGGCCGGTTCGGCATCGGCCGCCATCGCCGGCTGCACGCCGGCCATCAGGCAGAGCGCCGCGGCGGTGCCGCCCAGGATCGTCTTCACGGTGTGTCGTTGGTTCATTTAAGTTCGGTCCCCTCAGTGATTGTCTTGAAAATCGGCAAGGCTCCGCCGGCGCCGTCCGCGGGGGCGAACGGGGTCCGTGCTTGACGGGAGGCGGAGGAAGGCCGGCATCGTCGCCGATGCCGGTTCTTAGGTCAGGCCAGTGCCGGTTCTATCCGCGCGGCGGCCAGACCTCGCCGGCAAGGCCGGTTTTCGGCTCGCCGAGCAGCGGCGTCTTCAGCGCGCGGATGCCGTCGATGCCGATCAGCCAGATGATGTTCCGGTCATACTCCGTGAAGACCGCGAAATTGGCGTTCTCATAGGTGTATTCCGGCATTTCCTCGGGCGTCGGGAAGCGCGGCACGTAGTAGCCGGCGATCTTCGGCTCCTTCGGATCCTTGACGTCGAAGAGCTGCAGGCCCGCATTGTAGAAGACGTAGGGCACGATGCCCTGGCGTCCGTAGCCCGGCTGGTGGGCGGTGCCGGAACGCTTCGGGCCGAAGCTGCCGCGACGCTGGCAATAGTCGGTGAATTCGGCTTCTTCCGGCGGGGTCGGGCGCGGGAAGGTGGCGACCACCTTCGGGTCCTTCGGATCCTTGGCGTCGATGACCAGCACGTCCTTGTAGGGCTCGTAGCAGTTGGCGTTCATCGGATAGCCGTTGGCGAAGACATAGCCGGTGCGCTCGTACTGGCTGGTATCGGCATTGTCGAACTCCGTGCCGGCAAAGCTCGGCGGTATGTTGACGTGGCCGAGCATTTCAGGCGTGCCGGGGTTCGTCAGGTCGAAGGTGTAGAAGCCGAGGCCGCCCATGGCGCCGAAGCCGATCTTGCCGCCCTTTTCCACGGGCTTCGGCAGGAAC contains:
- a CDS encoding mandelate racemase/muconate lactonizing enzyme family protein: MARIERVELKMVDLRPKVERTDAIQSFVSQETPLVTITDSDGAVGTGYSYTIGTGGSSVMRLLADHLAPRIIGRDADRIEAIWHELEFATHATTIGAITSIALAAIDTALWDLRARKQNLPLWKLAGGAKDRCPLYTTEGGWLHIPTEALVEDALDAKAKGFTGSKVKIGKSHGAEDYARLSAVRKAVGDGYEIMTDANQGFSVDEAIRRAERLRELDLGWIEEPLPADDIDGHVRLNRSTTTPIAVGESLYSIRHFREYMQKGACSIVQVDAGRIGGITPWLKVAHAAEAFDMPVCPHFLMELHVSLTCAVQNGKYVEYIPQLDDITTSRMTIENGMALAPMTPGLGIDWDRNAIRSRSIGEFEHEIREGI
- a CDS encoding L-rhamnose mutarotase, producing the protein MQRIGMVIGLKPEKIAEYKRLHAAVWPDVLSMISACNIRNYSIFLKEPENLLFSFFEYHGEDYAADMAKMAADPKTQAWWAVCMPCQAPLETRKEGEWWASMEEVFFHA
- a CDS encoding Gfo/Idh/MocA family protein, giving the protein MSFDPTSLAQSWPLPARPRPIVIFGAGSIVGDAHYPAYRKGGFPIAGLYDPDHDKAKALADKWGVAAYRTVEEAISVENAIFDLATPPAAHAGVLSALPDGAATLIQKPMGADLAGATEILHICRKKKLKAAVNFQLRFAPMMLALKDAIAKGLLGEVVDFDVHLALDTPWQLWSFLEGLPRIEIAMHSIHYLDVIRQVLGDPDGVHARSIGHPNHHMAQTRTTAILDYGERARCALSINHDHKFGRRHQACEFRVSGTEGAAYLQLGVNLDYPRGEPDILEIHPKGGEGWVPVPLEGTWFPDAFVGRIANLQRFVSGEDDELVSSVEDAWMTMALVEAAYASSAAPATPLAARP
- a CDS encoding MaoC/PaaZ C-terminal domain-containing protein, producing MEQLRYFEDYQIGDGRKTTGRTITETDFVVHAGHTGDFFPHHMDAEFMKTQPFGQRIAHGTMVFSIGVGLTASVINPVAFSYGYDRMRFIKPVFIGDTIHTRVTITGKEDDPKRAGSGRVIERTEVVNQKGEVVLAADHIYVVERRPSA
- a CDS encoding SDR family oxidoreductase — protein: MSRSLENKRVLLTAAGQGIGRASAIAFARAGAKVVATDINAEALNSLTGEGNIETCVLDVLSDEAVTRVVSATGPFDVLFNCAGFVHAGSILDMADKDLDFAFDLNVRAMVRTIRAVLPAMLERKDGTIINMASVASSVKGVPNRAAYTITKAAVVGLTKSVAADYVAQGIRCNCICPGTVESPSLQDRLRAQGDYEAARAAFIARQPIGRIGTPEEIADLAVYLAGANYTTGQAYAIDGGWTI
- a CDS encoding L-fuconate dehydratase produces the protein MTKITSLRSIDLRFPTSQSLDGSDAMNPDPDYSAAYVVLGTDRAGLEGHGLTFTIGRGNEICCAAIDAMRHLVVGLDLDWVRENPGRFWRHVTSDSQLRWIGPDKGAMHLATGAVVNAVWDLLAKEAGKPVWRLVADMTPEEILSIVDFRYLTDALTPEEALAILKKADAGKAERIATLEKEGYACYTTSAGWLGYDDEKLRRLCQEAVDQGFTHIKMKVGRDLEDDKRRLRIAREVIGDRYMMIDANQVWEVGQAIDWVEELKPYKPFFIEEPTSPDDIAGHKAIREAVHPVKVATGEMCQNRIVFKQMIAGGAIDIVQIDSCRMGGLNEVLAVLLMAAKYGLPVWPHAGGVGLCEYVQHLSMIDYVAISGTKEGRVIEYVDHLHEHFIDPCRIENAAYMPPSLPGFSIEMKPESIAAYTFA
- a CDS encoding porin, giving the protein MNQRHTVKTILGGTAAALCLMAGVQPAMAADAEPAEYVRVCDAYGQGFFYMPGTETCLKIGGYIRHEAAIGDDVYWGGSLGGLTSKTRATLRFDARSETELGTLRSNIETRFEYKASGTRSYVSEALIEIAGFSVGLADSLFANWTWAAGNVVYDDVIYYSGDRTAQVSYTYDFGNGFSAMIGAEEGTGSWEMETVDASGLARRDWYDLTVDSGLPHLIAGVKYEQDWGMLFGMAAYDSRYDAWAFKARVNLDVTDALSLFFMGSYQSDADRPNYYGSWYGDWVVWGGLSAKVSEKATVNSQIVYEEDGTWATALNVAYEVVPGFKITPELNYTAFRGFRGDDNLVGGVVRFQRSF